In one Osmerus eperlanus unplaced genomic scaffold, fOsmEpe2.1 SCAFFOLD_548, whole genome shotgun sequence genomic region, the following are encoded:
- the LOC134016613 gene encoding RING finger protein 150-like — MAVSLMQACRSLALSTWLISFCFVHLLCLDFTVAEREEWYTAFVNISYMDPATAEARSEKTECGRYGEHSLKRDARGVVVLPAVPHDRQACDPNTRFSVPAHASSWIALISHGNCSYKEKIRHAASQNASAIVIFNVGSTNANDTITMPHSGMGDVVAIMIPEPKGREVAALLERNVTVTMHITIGTRNLQKYVSRTSVVFVSISFIVLMIISLAWLVFYYIQRFRYANARDRNQRRLGDAAKKAISKLQIRTIRKGDQEAEPDFDNCAVCIEGYKPNDVVRVLPCRHVFHRGCVDPWLQDHRTCPMCKMNILKALGIALNADCLDDLPLEYEASLGGGGVGGLALEVLVSGGSSEGALGEGEGGVLDPGVRRVGLPQDHDPDTLRESPGTATTDTHTGELQPMASSASLASLVIAVETGLSDEELSLGSPLPGEKS; from the exons ATGGCCGTGTCGCTGATGCAGGCGTGCCGCAGCCTGGCCTTGTCAACCTGGCTCATCTCCTTCTGCTTCGTCCATCTGCTATGTCTGGATTTCACCGTGGCCGAGCGCGAGGAGTGGTACACGGCGTTTGTAAACATCAGCTACATGGACCCCGCGACCGCTGAGGCACGGTCCGAGAAAACGGAGTGTGGACGCTACGGGGAACACTCTTTAAAACGTGACGCCCGAGGAGTTGTCGTGCTACCGGCTGTCCCGCACGACAGACAAGCCTGCGACCCCAACACCCGGTTCTCGGTGCCCGCTCACGCTAGCTCGTGGATCGCTTTGATATCTCACGGTAACTGCTCGTACAAGGAGAAGATCCGCCACGCTGCAAGTCAGAACGCGTCCGCCATCGTCATATTCAACGTGGGATCCACTAACGCCAACGACACGATCACCATGCCCCATTCAG ggatGGGGGACGTGGTAGCCATCATGATCCCGGAGCCTAAAGGTCGCGAGGTCGCCGCCCTGCTGGAGCGTAACGTCACGGTAACCATGCACATCACCATAGGAACACGTAACCTGCAGAAGTACGTGAGCAGGACGTCGGTGGTGTTCGTGTCCATCTCCTTCATCGTGCTGATGATCATCTCCCTCGCCTGGCTCGTCTTCTACTACATCCAGAGGTTCAGATACGCCAACGCCCGCGACCgcaaccag AGACGTCTGGGGGACGCAGCTAAGAAGGCCATCAGTAAACTGCAGATACGCACCATCAGGAAGGGAGACCAG gaggcgGAGCCAGACTTTGATAACTGTGCTGTGTGCATCGAGGGTTACAAGCCCAACGACGTGGTCAGAGTTCTGCCCTGCAG ACATGTGTTCCACAGGGGCTGTGTGGACCCCTGGCTGCAGGACCACCGTACCTGCCCCATGTGCAAGATGAACATCCTGAAGGCCCTGGGCATCGCT TTGAATGCAGACTGCCTGGACGACCTCCCCCTGGAGTACGAGGCCtccctggggggcgggggggtgggggggctggcgCTGGAGGTGCTGGTGTCGGGGGgctccagcgagggggccctgggcgagggggaggggggggttctggacccgggggtgaggagggtggggctTCCGCAGGACCACGACCCTGACACTCTGAGGGAGTCACCTGGAACCGccaccactgacacacacacag GTGAGCTCCAGCCAATGGCCAGCAgtgcctccctggcctccctggtgaTCGCCGTGGAAACGGGCCTGTCGGACGAGGAGCTGTCTTTGGGGTCGCCCCTCCCTGGAGAGAAGtcctga